Proteins co-encoded in one Brassica oleracea var. oleracea cultivar TO1000 chromosome C4, BOL, whole genome shotgun sequence genomic window:
- the LOC106341182 gene encoding F-box/kelch-repeat protein At2g44700-like: MSPTSQFSSLPNDIAWQVLARVPKCKYPLLACVSKNFTYLVRSPEIHKIRSLLGKDSLYISFRNKNDRSQNPRWYTLRRAENNPSENQFVVSVNLALPNHYHRMPSIVAHGPEIFFICGPFFQSPSFWVFDSRTGELRRGPTMNANRTYKSVGVVGRKLYVVGGVRSNENVAESFDLTTETWEPAPIPKEEKTWLASATVSLDRKVCALMLVGAYTVCYDTGDGSCESFALPEDKWWKTGVCVMENVLYVYYARFGLMWYDTELRVWRVVNGLSDVKKVRSVGMAEYYGKVALLWKEHGGCGKEIWCRMIAMGKCEEGVKGTAESAQLLGSVPDGYRMDNCLSVSD, from the coding sequence ATGTCGCCGACGTCACAGTTTTCCTCACTGCCTAACGATATAGCGTGGCAAGTCTTAGCCCGCGTGCCGAAATGCAAATACCCACTCCTCGCTTGCGTCTCCAAGAACTTCACTTATCTCGTTCGTTCCCCGGAGATTCACAAGATTCGCTCTCTCCTCGGCAAAGATTCGCTCTACATCTCCTTCAGGAACAAAAACGATCGCTCCCAGAACCCGCGTTGGTACACTCTGCGCAGAGCTGAGAACAATCCGAGCGAGAACCAGTTCGTCGTCTCCGTCAACCTCGCGCTTCCTAATCATTACCATCGCATGCCCTCGATCGTCGCTCACGGTCCGGAGATTTTCTTTATCTGCGGCCCGTTCTTTCAGTCCCCAAGCTTTTGGGTCTTCGATTCTCGAACCGGCGAGCTTCGACGAGGACCGACCATGAACGCGAACCGAACGTACAAAAGCGTGGGAGTAGTCGGACGCAAGCTATACGTGGTCGGAGGAGTAAGATCTAACGAGAATGTTGCCGAGTCATTTGACCTAACGACGGAAACTTGGGAGCCAGCGCCGATCCCTAAGGAAGAAAAGACGTGGCTCGCGTCTGCCACGGTGTCGTTAGACAGGAAGGTGTGTGCGTTGATGCTCGTTGGAGCCTACACTGTTTGCTACGATACTGGGGATGGTTCTTGCGAGAGTTTTGCTTTGCCTGAAGATAAGTGGTGGAAAACGGGTGTTTGTGTGATGGAGAATGTGCTCTACGTTTATTACGCTAGATTCGGGTTGATGTGGTATGACACTGAGCTGAGGGTATGGAGAGTGGTGAATGGTTTGAGTGATGTCAAAAAGGTTCGATCCGTTGGGATGGCGGAATACTATGGAAAGGTGGCGCTTTTGTGGAAAGAACATGGTGGGTGCGGAAAGGAGATTTGGTGTAGAATGATTGCTATGGGTAAGTGTGAAGAAGGGGTCAAAGGGACTGCAGAATCGGCTCAACTTCTGGGGAGTGTCCCTGATGGTTACAGAATGGACAATTGTCTATCAGTTTCAGACTAA
- the LOC106339757 gene encoding uncharacterized protein LOC106339757 isoform X1, producing MSFWSLVLPSSPSLSANLVKPPNGYGRLDRYLVRASSSDVPDFLSADWLESRRKRPFGPRLDFSAEDAVRHQLDALKYNDHPRYDYGIEVMYRFAGFDPFERSTYFGPFFDLGQFERFRRIFHHSSYRVLLGHKDRKILSSLLVEENRFKQRIWIQGTRPEEEEIFEFTMFQRIGGSWDGYWLTESLLHDGDVFSGGMAY from the exons ATGTCGTTTTGGTCTCTTGTTCTCCCATCTTCTCCTTCTCTGTCTGCTAACCTCGTCAAGCCTCCTAATGGCTACGGAAGGCTCGATCGTTACCTCGTTCGAGCTTCTTCTTCCGATGTTCCAGATTTCCTCTCTGCGGATTG GCTGGAGAGTCGTAGGAAACGTCCTTTTGGCCCCAGACTTGAT TTTAGTGCGGAAGATGCTGTTCGACATCAGCTTGATGCATTGAAGTATAACGACCATCCTCGCTATGATTATGGCATCGAGGTCATGTACCGG TTTGCTGGATTTGACCCGTTTGAGAGATCCACCTATTTCGGTCCTTTCTTTGATCTAGGACAG TTTGAAAGGTTTCGGCGTATTTTTCACCACTCGTCTTACCGTGTGTTGCTTGGTCACAAGGATAGAAAGATCTTAAGCAGTTTACTCGTTGAAGAG AACCGTTTCAAGCAGAGGATTTGGATTCAAGGAACTCGGCCTGAGGAAGAAGAGATTTTTGAATTCACTATGTTCCAG CGGATAGGCGGTTCATGGGATGGTTATTGGTTGACTGAGAGCTTGCTTCATGATGGAGATGTGTTTTCAGGAGGGATGGCTTACTGA
- the LOC106339757 gene encoding uncharacterized protein LOC106339757 isoform X2, whose protein sequence is MSFWSLVLPSSPSLSANLVKPPNGYGRLDRYLVRASSSDVPDFLSADWLESRRKRPFGPRLDFSAEDAVRHQLDALKYNDHPRYDYGIEVMYRFERFRRIFHHSSYRVLLGHKDRKILSSLLVEENRFKQRIWIQGTRPEEEEIFEFTMFQRIGGSWDGYWLTESLLHDGDVFSGGMAY, encoded by the exons ATGTCGTTTTGGTCTCTTGTTCTCCCATCTTCTCCTTCTCTGTCTGCTAACCTCGTCAAGCCTCCTAATGGCTACGGAAGGCTCGATCGTTACCTCGTTCGAGCTTCTTCTTCCGATGTTCCAGATTTCCTCTCTGCGGATTG GCTGGAGAGTCGTAGGAAACGTCCTTTTGGCCCCAGACTTGAT TTTAGTGCGGAAGATGCTGTTCGACATCAGCTTGATGCATTGAAGTATAACGACCATCCTCGCTATGATTATGGCATCGAGGTCATGTACCGG TTTGAAAGGTTTCGGCGTATTTTTCACCACTCGTCTTACCGTGTGTTGCTTGGTCACAAGGATAGAAAGATCTTAAGCAGTTTACTCGTTGAAGAG AACCGTTTCAAGCAGAGGATTTGGATTCAAGGAACTCGGCCTGAGGAAGAAGAGATTTTTGAATTCACTATGTTCCAG CGGATAGGCGGTTCATGGGATGGTTATTGGTTGACTGAGAGCTTGCTTCATGATGGAGATGTGTTTTCAGGAGGGATGGCTTACTGA
- the LOC106339757 gene encoding uncharacterized protein LOC106339757 isoform X3 has translation MATEGSIVTSFELLLPMFQISSLRIGWRVVGNVLLAPDLIAEDAVRHQLDALKYNDHPRYDYGIEVMYRFAGFDPFERSTYFGPFFDLGQFERFRRIFHHSSYRVLLGHKDRKILSSLLVEENRFKQRIWIQGTRPEEEEIFEFTMFQRIGGSWDGYWLTESLLHDGDVFSGGMAY, from the exons ATGGCTACGGAAGGCTCGATCGTTACCTCGTTCGAGCTTCTTCTTCCGATGTTCCAGATTTCCTCTCTGCGGATTG GCTGGAGAGTCGTAGGAAACGTCCTTTTGGCCCCAGACTTGAT TGCGGAAGATGCTGTTCGACATCAGCTTGATGCATTGAAGTATAACGACCATCCTCGCTATGATTATGGCATCGAGGTCATGTACCGG TTTGCTGGATTTGACCCGTTTGAGAGATCCACCTATTTCGGTCCTTTCTTTGATCTAGGACAG TTTGAAAGGTTTCGGCGTATTTTTCACCACTCGTCTTACCGTGTGTTGCTTGGTCACAAGGATAGAAAGATCTTAAGCAGTTTACTCGTTGAAGAG AACCGTTTCAAGCAGAGGATTTGGATTCAAGGAACTCGGCCTGAGGAAGAAGAGATTTTTGAATTCACTATGTTCCAG CGGATAGGCGGTTCATGGGATGGTTATTGGTTGACTGAGAGCTTGCTTCATGATGGAGATGTGTTTTCAGGAGGGATGGCTTACTGA
- the LOC106340498 gene encoding uncharacterized protein LOC106340498 — protein sequence MAGRISCCLNLPLLDSNSAQSSSQRLKTTSRISRRRTEDETEPRKNKCSLPMALAATVVIGAIQISNVPLVEAAVVKPTVIKETAPWRWSDKRACPPWLQNSLETIVPENLPRPSSRRRLELAGLGKRDAPPVGAVVTRASKAACFSM from the exons ATGGCAGGGAGAATAAGCTGTTGTCTGAATCTTCCTCTCCTAGATTCCAACTCTGCGCAATCATCTTCTCAACGACTCAAGACAACGTCACGGATCTCTCG GAGGAGAACAGAGGATGAAACCGAGCCACGGAAGAACAAGTGTTCCCTTCCCATGGCCTTGGCAGCGACTGTTGTGATCGGCGCTATTCAGATCAGTAACGTGCCGTTGGTGGAAGCGGCAGTTGTAAAACCGACGGTGATCAAAGAGACGGCGCCGTGGAGGTGGAGTGACAAGAGGGCTTGTCCTCCTTGGCTTCAGAACTCACTCGAGACCATCGTACCAGAGAATCTTCCTCGTCCGTCGAGTCGTCGGCGTTTGGAGTTAGCCGGACTTGGTAAGCGTGACGCACCGCCGGTCGGTGCGGTGGTGACACGCGCCAGTAAGGCTGCTTGTTTCTCCATGTAA
- the LOC106336803 gene encoding uncharacterized protein LOC106336803, giving the protein MSNNVLPQPLPVSTQMGPCVGVSTPEVRFLSEPNCNYQEAQISVRQDCNVMMQSSFVPNGAIVGSVDTAQLHGKRKTLSQAMSHPQPLAVQNKRMVPNRACTSELNKGPKSVQSAPKTQYLPASSFLTSSCNKPGKPTTTRKQVSQPLKPQNESCNIVRSKMRESLASALAMVKCQKEATKESERTLTNSVEGLVSEPESAASGVDVMVSIGSLNVQTVLPEILTIAKTSDTEDFTAQEPFPKANVSYTDSEFTKDYLLQGNDDLSWALESDIEFTENCQNEMIGAKANVSQEKLLLDPKVLAFKIEAELFKLFGGVNKKYKEKGRSLLFNLKDKSNPKLREKVMYGEIAAERLCSMSAEELASKELAEWRQAKAEEMAQMVVLQDTEVDIRSLVRKTHKGEFQVEVEPMDSGSVEISVGSSSLNWSRPKNIKKKKLGGVKNELNNSSGGPALINGVRVDDVMQAATGSLPPIVSLDEFMSSIDSESPSESSDIGKGPFVSDYNDAEANNDLGTSPVKAKSDDLVSSMPHSDLKSVSIPAGERLWEGALQLSVSSVISVIGILKSGEKTTTEEWPMLLEIKGRVRLDAFEKFVRELPNSRSRAVMFMCFVCKEECSKTEQETISEVVDSYCKDERVGFAEPVSGVELYLCPTRGSRTTEILSNIVPRNQLDFLKSLDDDGLIGVVVWRRPQLKKPPLSYSHHKNHGSSLTTLNTSRYGNMPQVNNHDDGGDVPPGFGPMAVARDDDDDLPEFNYLSRGDVVMNRTSRSDSVRDLIHKYGKSEPLWNQGYNNNCDNGILPEWKSQPNPANVNGGSMVRPRSEWWTHQAGGY; this is encoded by the exons ATGTCCAACAATGTCTTGCCTCAGCCTTTGCCTGTTAGTACACAAATGGGTCCATGCGTTGGTGTGTCTACTCCGGAAGTGAGATTCTTGTCAGAACCAAACTGTAACTATCAAGAAGCTCAGATCTCTGTGAGGCAGGATTGTAATGTAATGATGCAGTCATCGTTTGTGCCTAATGGTGCTATTGTAGGATCCGTGGATACAGCCCAGTTACATGGTAAGCGAAAGACACTGTCGCAGGCTATGTCTCATCCTCAACCATTGGCTGTGCAAAATAAACGGATGGTACCGAACCGAGCATGTACGTCTGAGCTAAATAAAGGTCCCAAGTCGGTGCAGTCAGCTCCTAAAACACAGTATTTGCCTGCTTCATCATTTCTTACTTCTTCTTGTAATAAACCTGGGAAGCCAACTACAACGAGGAAACAAGTTTCACAGCCGCTGAAACCTCAGAACGAGTCTTGTAATATTGTGAGGTCTAAAATGAGAGAATCGTTAGCAAGTGCACTGGCAATGGTGAAGTGCCAAAAGGAAGCTACCAAGGAGTCAGAAAGGACTTTAACTAATTCTGTGGAAGGTCTTGTTAGTGAGCCAGAGTCAGCCGCTTCTGGAGTTGATGTGATGGTGTCTATTGGGAGCCTCAATGTTCAGACAGTGTTACCGGAGATTTTGACCATCGCCAAGACAAGTGATACCGAAGACTTTACTGCACAAGAGCCCTTTCCGAAAGCCAATGTTTCATATACCGACAGTGAGTTTACAAAAGATTATCTTTTGCAAGGGAATGATGACCTCTCTTGGGCTCTTGAGTCAGATATAGAGTTCACAGAAAATTGTCAAAATGAAATGATTGGAGCAAAGGCTAATGTGAGTCAGGAAAAGTTGTTGCTGGATCCAAAAGTTTTGGCGTTTAAAATAGAAGCAGAGCTCTTCAAGTTATTTGGCGGTGTGAATAAGAAGTACAAAGAGAAAGGAAGGTCACTCTTATTCAATTTGAAAGACAAGAGTAATCCTAAGCTCAGGGAAAAGGTTATGTACGGAGAAATTGCAGCAGAGCGGTTGTGTTCAATGTCAGCTGAGGAGCTTGCTTCAAAGGAATTGGCAGAGTGGCGGCAAGCCAAAGCAGAAGAGATGGCTCAGATGGTTGTTCTTCAGGACACAGAGGTGGATATCAGAAGCTTGGTGAGGAAAACACACAAAGGAGAGTTCCAAGTGGAAGTCGAGCCAATGGATAGTGGCTCAGTGGAGATCTCTGTGGGATCGAGTTCGCTTAACTGGTCTCGACCAAAGAATATCAAGAAGAAAAAACTTGGTGGAGTCAAGAATGAGTTGAACAACTCTAGTGGGGGCCCTGCGCTAATTAACGGTGTCAGGGTAGATGATGTGATGCAGGCTGCAACTGGATCTCTTCCTCCAATTGTTTCTCTTGATGAATTCATGTCATCCATAGATTCAGAATCTCCATCTGAGTCTTCAGACATTGGGAAAGGACCTTTCGTTTCAGATTATAATGATGCAGAGGCTAATAATGATCTTGGTACGTCACCAGTTAAGGCTAAGAGTGATGACTTAGTATCCTCAATGCCTCATTCTGATTTGAAATCTGTTTCCATACCTGCGGGTGAACGTCTATGGGAAGGTGCACTCCAGTTGAGTGTTTCTTCTGTGATCTCTGTCATCGGCATTCTGAAAAG TGGCGAAAAGACTACTACAGAAGAGTGGCCTATGTTGCTTGAGATCAAGGGTAGAGTCCGATTAGATGCATTTGAGAAGTTTGTTCGAGAGCTCCCAAATTCCAGGAGTCGTGCTGTAATG TTTATGTGTTTCGTCTGCAAAGAAGAGTGCTCCAAGACAGAACAAGAAACCATTTCTGAG GTGGTGGATTCATACTGTAAAGATGAGAGAGTGGGTTTCGCTGAACCGGTTTCAGGAGTTGAGCTTTACCTTTGCCCAACACGTGGCAGCAGAACCACCGAGATTTTAAGCAATATTGTTCCAAGAAACCAACTAGATTTCTTGAAGTCTTTAGATGATGATGGTCTTATAGGTGTTGTTGTATGGAGAAGACCACAATTAAAAAAACCACCACTATCTTACTCTCATCACAAGAACCACGGTTCTTCGTTAACTACACTTAATACGTCTCGTTACGGTAACATGCCACAGGTCAACAACCATGATGATGGTGGTGATGTGCCGCCGGGGTTTGGTCCAATGGCCGTGGCTAGGGATGATGATGATGACTTGCCTGAATTTAACTATTTGTCTCGTGGAGATGTTGTCATGAACCGGACTAGCCGGTCCGATTCTGTAAGAGATCTAATTCATAAATATGGAAAATCTGAACCTTTGTGGAATCAAGGTTATAATAATAATTGCGACAATGGCATACTACCAGAATGGAAGTCTCAACCAAACCCAGCGAACGTAAATGGTGGCTCAATGGTTAGACCACGTAGTGAGTGGTGGACTCATCAGGCTGGAGGGTATTAA